TGCGAGCAGTTTTTCCCTGCCCAATCCATCTTCGATCTCCTGAAGAGAGTGCCGGATACCTTTTAGTTCCGCAGAGAGAGTGGAGTCATTTCTTAGAAAGCGGAAATACTCCTCGATGACTCTCAATGCCTCCCGGAGTCTGTTCAAGTTGGCGTCCAGAACTCTATATACCGGATCAGGAACAGTCAAAAGGCAACACTCCTCGGAAATATCTCATCAGGAAAAAAAATATAACTAATGTAATAAGTACAGGTCGAGGATTAAAGCCAATTTTCAGGGTTGGTTGCTATTTCTGTATCTGAATTGGAATTACTGGGGGGAGGGGGGTGATGTGCGGGAATCTGTTCCCCCTTACCCCGGAGGAGAATTAAGGACTCTGCCTTTGGTCATTAATTCACCCCAGAGGTAAATTTTCAAATCCGCAAACGATTCTCATTTCCGGAAAATTAAAGAAAACGGAATTTCACTTCGTACGGAAACAACCCAACGTTTTCCACATTTAAAGTGGAATATACCTTTCCTCTTTCCTTTCTTTCTGGCACAACTTTTGTTTGTTAATCGCTTCACCATAAAAACGGGACTCTAAATGGTCACATTAGGAAAACAGCTTTCAAACAGCAGTAATCTTCTCACTGCCAACCTTTTTTCAAGCCACAGGAAAACAGTGCGGTTTGTGAAAACTTTCGACATAGTCATAGTCGGTGCTGGTCCTGCTGGTGCCTGTCTTGCCTGGCTGCTCTCAAAACAGGGGCTCGATCCTGTGATAATCGACCACTCATATCCCACCGACAAACCAATGGCAGGAGTTGTCCCATTCTGCTTTACGGAAAAATTCCCTGTGCTTAACGCTGTTTTGCGGAAAGAGCACTCAGATGGCCGGGTTCATCTTCTCTCACACTCAGGCAAAAGAGTAGTGGTCAGCAGTGGGAAAGATGGCATACCCGCTGCCGTATCATTTTTTAATCCAGGCAGGTATCTCCTCGATTCGGCGATCTCCAGAGGTGCCCGCTTTATTCAGGAAAGGGTAACCGGCGTTTTTCAGGAAAAAGGGCTCTGGAAAATAGATACCACTGAGCATCAGTTCCGGGCCAGGATGCTTGCCGGGGCAGATGGCGTAAAAAGCATTGTCCGCAAGGCAGTTTCAAAACCATTCCACCGTAAAGATCTGGCTCTCCTGTTTGGATATCAGGTCTCCGGTATGGAGGAAGCATCGCTGATAAAATTCACCAGAGGTCGTCAGGGACTACTCAAGGCATCCGGGGATACAGAACTTTGTGTGATAGAAATCTCCGATACCTTGTATAACTCACCAGGTCTTAAAAACGATCTCGATACATTTCTTCAGAATCAAAAACAGAGCGTGAAAATAGAGAAAAGCTGGAGCGTCCTTATCCCTCAGGCTTCATCAGGGGAATTCTTCGATCAGCCCTGCGCCGGTAGTAACTGGATTCTTCTGGGTGATGCAGCCGGACATGTCAATCCTTTGATCGGTGAGGGCATACTCTATGCACTCTGGTCAGCGGATTTAGCCGCTCAGGCTATCACTGCCGGGGATATGAGGGTGTACGAATCACTCTGGAGAGAGGAATACGGTGATGATCTTAGAAGATCCCTCCCCTCCAGGGATCTGTTTTTCAAACCGGGTTTTATAGAGGTGATGCTCAGGCTTGCTGGAAGGAGTCCTACTTTTTCAAGGCAGCTATTCTCCATATTTTCAGGTGAA
This portion of the Fibrobacter sp. genome encodes:
- a CDS encoding NAD(P)-binding protein — its product is MVTLGKQLSNSSNLLTANLFSSHRKTVRFVKTFDIVIVGAGPAGACLAWLLSKQGLDPVIIDHSYPTDKPMAGVVPFCFTEKFPVLNAVLRKEHSDGRVHLLSHSGKRVVVSSGKDGIPAAVSFFNPGRYLLDSAISRGARFIQERVTGVFQEKGLWKIDTTEHQFRARMLAGADGVKSIVRKAVSKPFHRKDLALLFGYQVSGMEEASLIKFTRGRQGLLKASGDTELCVIEISDTLYNSPGLKNDLDTFLQNQKQSVKIEKSWSVLIPQASSGEFFDQPCAGSNWILLGDAAGHVNPLIGEGILYALWSADLAAQAITAGDMRVYESLWREEYGDDLRRSLPSRDLFFKPGFIEVMLRLAGRSPTFSRQLFSIFSGENTPRGFLKKSALILPEVLWDMVVKKSGSSKVREYSAG